From the Opitutaceae bacterium genome, one window contains:
- a CDS encoding transcriptional repressor, with product MIASTQTNHPMAAYTPPAAHSSPLETACDRLREAGLRITQPRIAILNALIQRQAPASIEQIHGDLNQASCDLVTVYRCLGAFQKAGLVRLSYFHNGTSLYQLSLNDQETPFHIVDKDTHASEPLDSALAEELSAMVRRIESELRNRGYKQVNTVVNFYGTKESAPEVLNEGEAPARDAIPVIPVL from the coding sequence ATGATCGCTTCAACACAAACCAACCATCCGATGGCTGCGTACACGCCTCCCGCAGCTCATTCTTCACCGCTCGAAACTGCCTGTGACAGGCTGCGAGAGGCGGGTCTTCGGATCACCCAGCCCAGGATTGCGATTTTAAATGCGCTGATTCAGCGCCAGGCGCCCGCTTCGATCGAGCAGATCCATGGCGACCTCAACCAAGCCTCCTGCGACCTCGTGACGGTATACCGCTGCTTGGGCGCCTTCCAAAAGGCGGGTCTTGTCCGGCTTTCCTATTTCCACAATGGGACTAGCCTTTACCAGCTTTCACTCAACGATCAGGAGACGCCTTTCCATATCGTTGACAAGGACACCCATGCCTCCGAGCCGCTCGACAGCGCGCTGGCGGAGGAATTGTCCGCGATGGTGCGCCGCATTGAGAGTGAACTCAGAAATCGCGGCTACAAACAGGTCAACACAGTCGTCAATTTCTACGGCACAAAGGAGAGCGCACCCGAAGTCCTGAATGAGGGAGAGGCTCCCGCGCGCGACGCCATTCCTGTGATTCCGGTGCTTTAA